acatccacactgattgtatttctctgagagtatttgtgggGGAGAGattgtgagagctttgctctagataggagaggcttagggtttgtgagggtgaggaggtcattttatagaataagagctcatcctctaattacatatttgcccattcctttattacatgattacatttaagtccttctagtatttatacgaggtctaaatacgagaccttaaatatggtataaacaaagttGTTAGGCCGTTAGATTTGGTGGCAATAAGTGGAGAGATTCAGTATACGAGATGGTACACCAggtattattatataaatgatgagatatgtgtgttaaaaagttaataacttaaaaaataaaatttactactatttatataaaaatacatgGTGtatcacgtgtcactatataGTTGGTTAACAGTTGTTATAAATAGCAAGTCTGTAATAAAATATGAGTTGTTGTAGAACTTGTTACTTGACAAATAGAAGGTTACCTTCGAGTAAAAGTTGAAATGGAGATTCGCATCACGTTCTGCAGCTCCCCTAGTCTAGGGCTactagctagggtttttgggtctACAAATGAAACAGAAAAAAGTGGGTCAGTAGCTAGGGTGCACTACTGACCTTCGAATACttattggttttgttttgacgTCCCAATTCACATATATCGATACCTGCAAGGAAAGGACTTGCCGATTTGGAGCTTTGCCTTTGTAAATTGCTCCCGTGCACTAGATGTCAATTTGCCAGGACTCCAGACATGCGCAATGTTTGGTCTTTCGTAAAAACAGTTAAATTGATGAAGTACCCGGTTAGCTGTTTTTACAAAAGACCAAATACCGTATATGTATGGACTCAAACGCCATTATCGGATGGATGACAAATTGGCGTCCAGTCCATCGGAGCAATTCATGATGTCTCCAACATGCTGGAAGATTTTATTGGCGATGGGAAGTTAGACCCATTGAGATGAAGAAAATGGTTTGCTCACGAACGTCAAGAGTAGAATCGTCATCTTGAGCTCCTAATCAATTGTTATATTCTTACTGTATATGGTTAATATATGTTACAACCACTCATGTATCATTCTTTGCATGCGATTCAAAAATAAGGAttcaatgacaaaaaaaaaacatgattgttgcaaattcattcaaattcacGAGAAATAAATTATGCTTATATCATTCTCATGCTGTGTACATAttattgaattgatatattCATTTGTCAAAAAAGTGAACTAGTTGTGTTTAATTACATCAAGTTTGTCAAGCTGATGTAGATTGTTGCCTAGCTGGTATTTGTGTCGCCTACTTGCCAATACGTTGAAAATACACTGTCTACTTGCATAGAATTTCATAATTGTAGGTTGTATTTGGCCTGGAGACATTGTGTTTTTACTTTCTTTACCATATTTTGGTTCAGAAAACCAGCAGTTCCGATGACTGGAGGAAAGTCACTTGTCAGCTGCTACTCACATTAGTTACCCGAACAAGAGCCACTGCTTACGTAAGGTTACTGATGGTGCTTGTCTTACTAACAGTTTCACAAGTGAATAATTGGACCGTGATGGGTGACATGGTTTTCTGATGAGTTGCAGTCTTTCTGATTATGCAAGCTATTGCAGATATGAATAGTGCAGATATTAGTTTTACTCTTCAAtcattcaacaacaacaacaaagctttatcTCACTAAATGAGATCAGCTGTATGAATTTTAGAGTGCCACTGCGCTCGATTTTGCGCCAATTCTTCCGTTAGCTCCAAAAACtcatattttttcttaaagtctctttcCAAGTTTTTCTAGGTCTTATTCTACCCTTTTTGTGATTGCATTTTCTAATCGCAACATTTATAAGTCTTCgattcacatgtccaaaccaccttaaccAATTTGATTTCATCTCATCGTCAATTTCAGCCACGCTTATTTTATCTCATATATCATCGTTCTCCTGATTCTCTCGTAAAATTCCCTTTGGCATGAGTTAAAATAGATGAGGTTTTAGGTTGTAGAGATACATTGCAGATATTCTTTTTACTTGTGCGTTCTGATTTCAAAGCATTCATAATGAGTAACTGATGTAATCAGATGAACAGAATTGAAGTGAATCTAGCTTTACGGCGTGGTGTTGGAAATTTTATCTCAAAACTGTCCTTTTATAAGCTAAAGTTGTCAGTAAATCTTCAGATAACGCGAAGAAGAACCATCTTtagcataaaaataaaaactcagaCATGCTAACATTGAGAAGAAGATTTTAATTTGGCTGAGAAAGCTGTATATTACATAGTATGTACACTCAATGAGAATCATAAAAACAGAGACAAAAGAATGAAATGTTCTCCTTATTGTTTCAGGCATGGGAAGACGGAAGACCACTCTGCCTTGTGACTGAATCAATGGAATCCCCTGGAGCCCCTGGACTGATAAAGATCCAACCTGCTCTTAGCTTCTTGTAACAACATTTCGAGCGAATCATCTTGGGTCATATTTGATTGCTTGGACGCCCATTCGAGCACCGAGAGCACCTCAGCCTGGGCAAATTCTTCGCTGTCGGGTACATGAAGTGCAATGTAGCACATGAGAACCAATGCGGGAATTTGAACAATTTGCTCCCCGAAATACACAAGCTGGATCAAGTGCTTAGCGCCACCTGCACTTATTATTGCCTTGGAATGGTCGAGATGAAGGTAGTTGTCTGTACAGGCAAACTTTGAGAGGGCAATGGTAGCCTCCCTGGTAACCTCAGCCTCTCTTTCATCAAGAAGCTGCACTAACGGGCCAATCATTCTCGTCTCAGTTGCCCGAAACGTCCTTGCCAAATTCCCAATAGCTTTGATGCATGGAATCAGGAGGTCTGAATCTGCATCAGCTTTCTCAGTAATCTTCTGAAGTTGATCAACCACTGACTTGCAAGCTGGAGAATTAGGCTTGAAGGCTGATTTTCTCAACTCAGCATCTTTCTCTGCTACCGCTGTAATCTCCATTAATGCCATCGCAGAATTGAGCTGAACATCTTCGGAGCCCTTCTCCAAGAGCACTGCAAAACATAGCAGTGCTCTGGACTCCGTGATACTGCGGCAAATAGGCGAGTTCCCCTTGGCTAGCTGCCAAAGAGCTCTGGCCGCCATTGCTTTCATGTTGGCCTTGATGGCAGGGTCTTCCAATTCCCTCCCCTTGATGTTAGTCCCGGAATGACTATGATGATGGTGAGACTGTTGGTGCTGAGGATTCTGCTTTCCGTTGATATTGCCGTTGCCGTTGCCATTGGCATTGGTGGTTTGACTCCCACCAATAGCTTGGTGTTGGGGAAGCTTCGACCCGCCATGCATTGCCATGGTACTGGCAACAACATTATGCATCAGACTCGGGATTTGATTACCCAACGGATGAGGAATGTGACTGTAACCCAGCTTCTCATCCTCCTCACCAGCCTTGTTAGAATGGTTATTGGCATTCGAATTATTGGTTGCCACCACAACGGCATGAATTGATGTAGCTTTGTTGAAGGTAATAGAATACTTACTATGCTCCTGAACAGTTTCAAAAGCAAGATGGCTGACCAGCAGCCGAATGATGTTATGCTGTGCAAAAAGATCCTGGCATTTGGGGTAGTGACCTGCAAGCTCCGACACCGCCTGGGCCACCATTGCTTGCACCTTCATCGGACcttctttgaggattttggCAAACACCGAGCACACACCGGCGTGAATCATGTGCTCCACGCTCTCCGGATCACGGCCGAGCAGCCCGAGTGCCTCCGCGGCGTACTCTTGGCCTTCTGGTTTGCCCTCTTTGACCAATTTCAACAAGGGTCCGACTCCACCTTCCTCAATTATCAGCTTCCCGTACCGATCATTGTCCCTAGCAAGCGAAACGAGTGAAGCTGCCGCATCCGATCGGTCCTCAACCGACCCAGTATGCAGAATCGCAATCTGCTCCCAAATGAAGCACAAAATTGGCTCGTTTGCTGCGATCGGAGGCAGCCCCAAGTACCCGTCTTCCCGGGTATCAGCCGGAGCCGACACCCGGAGCAGCCACGACAGGTCGCCAATGGAGTTTTCAAGCTGCGACGACATTTTCCGGAACTGGGCAGCCGGGGTAATGGTGAAGACTCGCATCATGATACCGTTGGCGCGGCATTTGAGTACCAAAGACAAAGCCTTGTCGAGTACCTGCTCTGTCTCGTCGATGATCCGCCGAGTCGGGCGCTCGTAGAGGTCGGAGCTGGCTCTCGCCGCCTGCCGGAGCAACCCCGCCAGTTTTTCAGTCTTGGATTTCAGCTCCAAGCACTCCTGCTTCAACGAACTGGCCTCGTCGGCGGCCTTCGTGACCTGGTCAGCGAGCTGGATCGGTTTCGCCAAGATTTGCTTCACTATGTCCGCCATGGCTGAAACGGCGGACCAAGGACACAAAAGTGTTTGATGAACTGTCTGACCGAAAAATCACAGATTGGATCAAACTAGACAAATGGGTTTTCTTGTTTTGGTGTCTGGAATCGGGTTCTCGATATCTTGAGAGGAAGAAGATTGGAGATGTGAATTGGGTAATGTGCTATGTGCTACgtgctgtgtgtgtgtgtgtggcagGTCTGGTGAGAGAAGTTGCAGAAACTCAGAGATGAATGTTTAGGCAGACGCAACGTTGGCTTAGGGCGGGCGGGCGGGCGGGCGGGCGGGCGGgcggggggagagagagagagagagagagagagagagagagagagagatggctcGAAAGTGTGGTGGTTTTGGGTTAACAGTCTCTGATGTCTGTCGACGAGTTGCCCTACGAGGTCAGGTCAAACGCGTATTTCTTCACATATATAAAAATACGGtgaccttttctttctttaccgGATCGAATTCCATTTTTTTGATTTTCTTATGTTAGTTTTTTAaacgtctttttttttttggaataaatACACATAAAGTATATATGCAAGagacatgaattttttttcacatattGTATATTAACACAATACCGTAGTACTATTTACGAGGAATATTATTGAACCATAATTCTTAAAGagagattttttattattatatcgAAAACAAGTTTCAGTTCATCAAATATTATATAAGTAAATAAACACTTCAAAAGAATATTCACTATATTATATCGCTTATTGTATCAAACCTTAATTCTTAATACATTAAGGCCTGGATTGGTATATAAAATCAGATATGACTAATAATACAAAGATGAGTGTTTGGTGTTTTAACGTATTAAATAATACCCAGACTAAATTATACGACCCCACCAATTTAGTACACCTCTTGCCTGCtaaattatacccccaaaagcTGTGTATTATTAGTCcgactctctccctccctccctctacCGCACCCACTTCCTCTTCGGTTATGTCGAAGACTTGAAGGTGCCTGAGCCTAACCCTCCGGGTCACGGTCTTGGATCTCAGTGATAAACCGACCATCTGGTGGTAGTTGGTTGCCGTTGGTTTCTCATGGTTCACCTCTGAGCTCTCTTTGATTTGCGGCATTCATGAAGTTTTCCGTTCTGCAATTGGTTTCAACACATTATACCCCATGTTGGGGCAACAGTCCTTGGTGGGAGCTTTGATTTTGTGGTACTAGTCCGATACTGCATCAAACGTCAAATTAATTTAGTAAATACTATCCGATAACTATTTATCTTATACGATTAAAATAATCAGTACAATTCGAACTGTCAAATACCTAAATAATATCTCGTTCTCTAGAGGAAATTAGCGAATTACTCATAAAATATACTCCAAGAAAACTAGAAAATGATGTCAGACTGTCattttttgttcctttttttaGCCCCCACTGGGCCCATAACCCTTCAGGTTGCAGAGTCATGCAGATGAGCTCTGTTTTGCTTGGCAGGTAACTATTGACTCTTTGCTACGTGTCATTTTAAATActgtaaaaataatttatccACACTTATTTTCTCTGGATGCATATATTTATTCATTTAGATAATGTAAAATAacgatatatttatttatttatgacatgaataaactttaaaaaaaaatcaagagacTCAACTAAACAGAAGTGTATTttgacaataaataaataaataaacataaatgtacaggaaaaagaaaaagaattacgGAAaccatttttctatttttgttgttGGCCATGAGTTGATTAGTCATTGATCTATTAATTTACGAAGTCATTTGGGCTTGATCGTTGATCATTAAACGATCTTCATCTTTCAActtttaactttgttttatcTGATAAGTTGTAATCTGTATCTGATCCGTGCCTTGAGTTTTTTCTATAAAGAAGTTTTAAATTAAGCTTGAAGTAAACAAGGTTGGCGTGAAatccattaaaaaataaaataaaattggttGGCCTCGTGACATTGAGATAAGTTTAGTTTTAGATATATTGGCACGACATCACTGCTACTTAGCAATTGGAAGATCGCTTAAAACGTTAGGCATCCTTATTTTAACCCTTGTTTTATAGACAACTAATAAGCAGATTCACAAACGTTAAAGTTAATATAGTAAACAACTTAAGATTTTAGAAAGACAGTTCAACGAATTAGTGATGTACTACTAATTGGTGCAATGTCAATGATGTCTCTAACTAGAACACTTTGGTGTTTTATCGCAATCTCAAAGATTTGAGGTTTGAGTGTGTATTAGAACCATTCCTTTAAGTAGTAACTTATTTTGCCAAGTTTTAGATGTGATATTTCTTCAACAAAATAGTAATACAACACATCAAGTTGGTCACGaaatgatattaaaaaaaaaaactaatgaaaatatttgaaaactttgagttttaacgataaggacaaaataaagggtaaaatgaatagtactataattgatttttaaatgtaaaaatgtaatttttcgttaaaataaacaatacatAAAacatttcgttaaagtttcttaAAAAAACATAACATGAAATAATACTTTTGAGATGGTATTGAATGTTTCGAAT
Above is a window of Malus sylvestris chromosome 15, drMalSylv7.2, whole genome shotgun sequence DNA encoding:
- the LOC126605168 gene encoding uncharacterized protein LOC126605168, with translation MADIVKQILAKPIQLADQVTKAADEASSLKQECLELKSKTEKLAGLLRQAARASSDLYERPTRRIIDETEQVLDKALSLVLKCRANGIMMRVFTITPAAQFRKMSSQLENSIGDLSWLLRVSAPADTREDGYLGLPPIAANEPILCFIWEQIAILHTGSVEDRSDAAASLVSLARDNDRYGKLIIEEGGVGPLLKLVKEGKPEGQEYAAEALGLLGRDPESVEHMIHAGVCSVFAKILKEGPMKVQAMVAQAVSELAGHYPKCQDLFAQHNIIRLLVSHLAFETVQEHSKYSITFNKATSIHAVVVATNNSNANNHSNKAGEEDEKLGYSHIPHPLGNQIPSLMHNVVASTMAMHGGSKLPQHQAIGGSQTTNANGNGNGNINGKQNPQHQQSHHHHSHSGTNIKGRELEDPAIKANMKAMAARALWQLAKGNSPICRSITESRALLCFAVLLEKGSEDVQLNSAMALMEITAVAEKDAELRKSAFKPNSPACKSVVDQLQKITEKADADSDLLIPCIKAIGNLARTFRATETRMIGPLVQLLDEREAEVTREATIALSKFACTDNYLHLDHSKAIISAGGAKHLIQLVYFGEQIVQIPALVLMCYIALHVPDSEEFAQAEVLSVLEWASKQSNMTQDDSLEMLLQEAKSRLDLYQSRGSRGFH